A single window of Leptolyngbya ohadii IS1 DNA harbors:
- a CDS encoding type II toxin-antitoxin system RelE family toxin, giving the protein MRVEFRKSFEKDLSKIRDGELLLRIKSVIEEVENTDSLSGISNIKKLKADGDYYRIRVGDHRVGLTEDKGTVTFVRVLHRREMYRYFP; this is encoded by the coding sequence GTGAGGGTTGAGTTTAGAAAAAGCTTTGAGAAGGATTTAAGCAAGATTAGGGATGGAGAACTGCTCCTCAGAATCAAATCAGTAATCGAAGAAGTTGAGAATACTGACAGTCTTTCAGGCATTAGCAACATAAAAAAGCTGAAGGCTGATGGAGATTATTACCGTATTCGAGTTGGTGATCATCGGGTTGGGTTGACAGAAGATAAAGGCACAGTTACCTTCGTTCGCGTTTTACACCGCAGGGAAATGTATCGATACTTCCCGTAA
- a CDS encoding c-type cytochrome, translating into MLNQRSITIRLIALIGIILIAAAGILGMPAGATADSLDPENDPVNTLIHGAQVFQVHCEGCHINGGNIIRRGKTLKLKALQKNEMDSLDAIAQIVTNGKNNMSAFRDRLTEQQIQEVAAYVLSQAQTDWKKP; encoded by the coding sequence ATGTTAAATCAGCGATCGATAACAATCCGGCTTATAGCATTAATAGGGATCATCCTGATTGCAGCGGCGGGTATTTTGGGAATGCCTGCGGGAGCGACTGCGGACTCATTAGATCCTGAAAATGACCCAGTAAACACGCTAATCCACGGAGCGCAGGTTTTCCAGGTTCACTGCGAGGGCTGTCATATTAACGGCGGCAATATCATTCGGCGCGGCAAAACTCTCAAGCTCAAAGCGCTTCAGAAGAACGAAATGGACTCCCTCGACGCGATCGCTCAGATTGTTACAAACGGTAAAAATAACATGTCGGCGTTTCGCGATCGATTAACCGAGCAGCAGATTCAGGAGGTCGCTGCCTACGTATTATCCCAGGCGCAAACCGACTGGAAAAAGCCGTGA
- a CDS encoding DUF433 domain-containing protein: MELSNRIVINPDICLGQPTIRGMRITVAFVLKLLASSLSIEQILEAYSELEPEDIQQALIYAAQAISSQSIQ, from the coding sequence ATGGAACTATCTAATCGAATTGTCATTAATCCCGATATTTGTCTCGGACAACCCACCATTCGCGGAATGCGAATCACAGTTGCCTTTGTTCTGAAACTTCTGGCAAGCAGCCTATCGATCGAGCAAATTCTTGAGGCATACTCAGAACTAGAACCTGAAGACATCCAGCAAGCCCTCATATACGCGGCTCAGGCAATCTCAAGTCAGTCGATTCAATAG
- a CDS encoding calcium-binding protein has product MINWIALGLSLFSGGTIGGIKIGDVVNGVKFIGDVFGFGSSDKKNVLEDPSFGSNLIGNLFNTLSSSNYLGGIDLGDIFTGMIGGSTTGSGGRGSNNNFDLGDIFAGLSNNTSFDSINLGSLLGTLTGSSGSANNSSLGDLFDGLGSLFGNINLGDLFGGLDDNYYYVFEPMPVTNLFRNLSGNDIMSRPASKFDQVDLLDGLGTFLNVLGEADVLKGMGVQDVERGNVVNDTMVGKAANDLLIGLTGNDRLAGAVGRDILNGGDGDDRLMGGDGDDILVGRVGKDMLLGGRGKDVLMGNEGADTLFGDRGSDLFVLNYKYGMKDSTDTIRDFRKGIDLIGLPKEINFNRLKFDQKGDDTVIRLGRTSIAVLENVNVDRLSSSDFLSLVQQSNS; this is encoded by the coding sequence ATGATTAACTGGATTGCGCTAGGGTTAAGTCTATTCAGCGGCGGCACGATCGGCGGCATCAAAATTGGCGATGTTGTTAATGGCGTGAAGTTCATTGGCGATGTCTTTGGTTTCGGAAGCAGCGATAAAAAAAATGTCTTAGAAGACCCCAGTTTTGGCAGCAACCTAATAGGAAATCTGTTCAATACGCTAAGTAGCAGCAACTATCTTGGCGGAATTGATCTGGGCGATATTTTCACTGGGATGATCGGCGGAAGCACCACCGGATCAGGCGGTCGTGGCTCCAATAATAACTTTGACCTGGGTGATATTTTTGCAGGATTGAGTAACAATACTTCCTTTGATTCGATTAACCTGGGAAGTTTATTGGGAACGCTCACAGGTTCCTCAGGTTCGGCAAATAACTCTTCGCTAGGCGATTTGTTTGATGGGCTGGGTAGCCTGTTTGGAAATATTAACCTGGGTGATTTGTTTGGTGGGCTGGACGACAATTACTACTACGTCTTCGAGCCGATGCCTGTCACCAATTTGTTCCGAAATTTGAGCGGCAATGATATTATGAGCCGCCCTGCCAGTAAATTTGATCAGGTGGATTTGTTGGATGGCTTAGGCACATTTTTGAATGTGTTAGGCGAAGCCGATGTCCTCAAAGGCATGGGTGTGCAGGACGTAGAGCGCGGCAACGTTGTTAACGATACGATGGTCGGTAAAGCTGCAAACGACCTGCTGATTGGCTTAACCGGAAACGATCGCCTTGCGGGTGCGGTTGGTCGCGATATCCTCAACGGTGGCGATGGCGACGATCGGCTGATGGGCGGTGACGGGGATGATATTCTTGTCGGTCGGGTGGGCAAAGATATGCTGCTTGGCGGTCGCGGGAAGGATGTGCTGATGGGCAACGAGGGGGCGGATACGCTGTTTGGCGATCGGGGCAGCGACCTGTTTGTGCTGAATTACAAGTACGGCATGAAGGACAGCACCGATACCATTCGCGACTTCAGAAAGGGCATTGACCTGATCGGTTTGCCGAAGGAAATCAACTTCAATCGGCTGAAGTTTGATCAAAAAGGTGACGATACCGTCATTCGCCTGGGACGAACTTCGATCGCAGTGCTGGAAAACGTGAATGTCGATCGCCTCAGTTCTTCCGATTTTCTCAGTCTGGTGCAGCAGTCGAACAGCTAA
- a CDS encoding carbohydrate ABC transporter permease, producing the protein MADTIRTREQRTGLLLLVPAMLVLLLVYAYPIARSLWLSLFTQNLGTQLQPVFTGLGNYGRMVQDGRFWQAIWNTTVFTLSSLILELILGMAIALVLNHAFRGRSAVRTIAILPWALPTALIGTTWAWIFNAEFGVWNDILLRLGIIDTGVNWLGNPTLAMMCVIAADVWKTTPFIAILLLAGLQSISGDLYEAHSIDGATAWQSFRQITLPLLMPQILIAALFRFAQAFGIFDLIAVMTGGGPGGATETVSIYIYSTIMRYLDFGYGSALVVVTFVVLIAAVGLAAWLLSRTRTALRGS; encoded by the coding sequence ATGGCTGACACAATTCGCACAAGAGAACAGCGCACGGGCTTGCTGCTTCTGGTTCCGGCAATGCTGGTACTGCTGCTGGTCTACGCCTATCCGATCGCCCGATCGCTCTGGCTGAGTTTGTTTACGCAAAACCTGGGAACCCAGCTTCAACCTGTCTTTACGGGACTGGGCAACTATGGACGAATGGTTCAGGATGGTCGCTTCTGGCAGGCGATCTGGAATACGACGGTATTTACCCTCTCGTCCCTGATTCTGGAACTCATCCTGGGGATGGCAATTGCCTTGGTGTTAAACCATGCTTTTCGCGGACGGAGTGCGGTACGGACGATCGCCATTTTGCCCTGGGCACTGCCAACGGCACTGATCGGGACGACCTGGGCATGGATTTTTAACGCGGAATTTGGCGTCTGGAACGATATTCTGCTGCGGCTCGGCATTATTGATACGGGTGTGAACTGGCTGGGTAATCCCACGCTGGCAATGATGTGCGTGATTGCGGCGGATGTCTGGAAAACCACTCCCTTTATCGCGATTCTGCTGCTGGCAGGCTTGCAGTCCATTTCGGGCGACCTGTACGAGGCGCATTCGATCGATGGCGCAACGGCATGGCAGAGCTTCCGGCAAATTACGCTGCCGCTGCTGATGCCCCAAATCCTGATTGCCGCCCTGTTCCGCTTTGCCCAGGCATTCGGAATTTTCGATTTGATTGCGGTTATGACTGGGGGCGGTCCCGGTGGCGCAACGGAAACCGTTTCTATCTATATTTATTCGACGATCATGCGCTATCTGGACTTCGGCTATGGCTCTGCCCTGGTAGTCGTAACCTTTGTGGTGCTGATTGCGGCAGTGGGTCTTGCTGCCTGGCTACTGTCTAGAACTCGTACTGCTTTGAGAGGAAGTTAA
- a CDS encoding helix-turn-helix domain-containing protein: MEAAKRKKLEEKGWRVGTVSEFLDLTPEETTLIEIKLALSQYLKERRQQSMTQAELANKLQSSQPRVAKAENGDASVSIELLIRAMLATGATPQEIGQVIAQVS; encoded by the coding sequence ATGGAAGCAGCGAAACGAAAAAAATTAGAGGAAAAGGGCTGGAGAGTGGGGACGGTTTCGGAATTTCTAGACCTGACTCCAGAAGAAACAACCCTGATCGAAATTAAGCTTGCCCTGAGCCAGTATTTAAAAGAGCGACGGCAGCAGTCGATGACTCAAGCGGAACTGGCAAACAAACTCCAATCCAGTCAGCCTCGTGTTGCGAAAGCTGAAAACGGTGATGCTTCCGTTTCTATTGAATTACTGATTCGGGCGATGTTAGCAACAGGTGCAACGCCGCAGGAAATTGGTCAAGTGATTGCACAGGTGAGCTAG
- a CDS encoding late competence development ComFB family protein has product MEILVEEEVIRQYKALSVDASYPKPEDIVAYALNQLPPLYATSEQGLQYQIQRGRVKFAIRITQTVQQAIAAVRRKLQTQNTPLRQAQVAVMGHKLQELRQLYQGDNPP; this is encoded by the coding sequence ATGGAAATCCTCGTTGAAGAGGAAGTCATTCGCCAGTATAAAGCCCTTTCGGTTGATGCCTCCTACCCCAAACCAGAAGACATCGTCGCCTATGCGCTCAACCAGCTACCGCCACTCTATGCGACCAGTGAGCAGGGATTGCAGTATCAAATTCAGCGAGGCAGGGTAAAGTTTGCGATCCGAATCACCCAAACGGTGCAGCAGGCGATCGCAGCAGTTCGGCGTAAGCTACAGACGCAAAATACCCCACTCCGGCAAGCTCAGGTTGCTGTTATGGGGCACAAGCTGCAAGAATTGCGCCAGTTATACCAGGGGGACAATCCACCTTAA
- a CDS encoding carbohydrate ABC transporter permease: MTTIQPPARSQEVPPRQAPSRKRSFSLRSVLLPIAVVLVVLFSLAPILWQLLTSFKTNADIAAIPNVYFPREFTLEHYVEIFRRRPFLNYMLNSAFVAVSSTLLCLALGTPAAYALARLKLPGERFILAAVLIVTLFPYILLFIGLLEIVRTFGLANNYLALIIPYTAINIPLTILVMRSFFQQLPRDLEDSAKVDGYNTWGMLTKILLPLTTPALVTTGILAFIAAWNEFIFALTFITRESMKTIPVAVAQISGTAVFEIPYGALAAATVIGTLPLVALVLLFQRRIVQGLTAGAVKG, encoded by the coding sequence ATGACGACGATTCAACCCCCTGCTCGATCGCAGGAAGTTCCTCCCCGGCAAGCCCCCTCCCGCAAGCGATCGTTTTCCCTGAGAAGTGTGCTGTTGCCGATCGCCGTTGTGCTGGTGGTGCTGTTCAGCCTTGCGCCGATTCTCTGGCAGCTGCTTACGTCTTTTAAGACCAATGCAGACATTGCCGCCATTCCCAACGTTTATTTCCCGCGTGAGTTTACGCTAGAACACTACGTGGAGATCTTCCGTCGCCGCCCGTTCTTGAACTACATGCTCAACAGCGCGTTTGTGGCGGTTAGCTCGACGTTGCTCTGTCTGGCACTGGGAACGCCTGCGGCGTATGCTCTGGCACGGCTGAAGCTTCCCGGCGAACGGTTTATTCTCGCTGCCGTGCTGATCGTGACGCTGTTCCCCTACATTCTGCTGTTCATTGGTCTGCTGGAAATTGTTCGCACCTTTGGACTGGCAAATAACTATCTGGCGCTGATCATCCCCTACACGGCAATTAATATTCCGCTGACAATTCTGGTAATGCGAAGCTTCTTCCAGCAGTTGCCCCGCGACCTGGAGGACTCCGCCAAAGTAGACGGCTATAACACCTGGGGAATGCTGACGAAGATCCTGCTGCCGCTCACCACCCCCGCCCTCGTTACTACCGGAATTCTCGCCTTTATTGCCGCCTGGAACGAGTTCATCTTCGCCCTTACGTTCATCACCCGCGAATCGATGAAAACCATCCCGGTTGCTGTCGCCCAGATCAGCGGAACCGCCGTCTTTGAAATCCCCTACGGTGCCCTGGCTGCCGCTACGGTGATTGGAACCTTACCGCTCGTCGCTCTGGTGCTGCTGTTCCAGCGTCGAATCGTCCAGGGCTTAACTGCTGGAGCTGTGAAAGGCTAG
- a CDS encoding ABC transporter ATP-binding protein — protein MPKLELIHLNKTYSPKVVPVRDLSLGVDNGEFLTLLGPSGCGKSTTLRMIAGLEQPTRGEIRISERNVTNQAAGDRNIAMVFQSYALYPHMSVYDNMASGLRLRHMKSDEIRRRISEVSGFLGLNDLMDRKPGQLSGGQRQRVALGRALVRQPDVFLLDEPLSNLDALLREQVRAELKEIFTSLNTPVVYVTHDQTEAMTLSTRVAVLNGGILQQLDPPRRIYTHPANRFVAGFIGSPQMNLLDLKCEGRSAIFGNYRIPLPDGFVPPPEITLGIRPEHVHLADPNQHSNSVVQGRVVLSENLGMNELLTVRVRGAENQIFRALISSDNPFRGEEIALTLPPEHIHWFNLQTGERLPAQVLQSVGDRNRMG, from the coding sequence ATGCCTAAACTCGAACTCATTCACCTGAACAAAACCTACTCCCCCAAAGTCGTTCCCGTGCGCGACCTGAGCCTGGGCGTAGACAACGGCGAATTCCTGACGCTGCTGGGTCCGTCGGGCTGCGGTAAGTCCACCACCCTGCGAATGATTGCCGGACTGGAACAGCCTACTCGCGGCGAAATTCGGATTTCCGAGCGCAATGTCACCAATCAGGCAGCGGGCGATCGCAATATTGCGATGGTGTTTCAGAGCTATGCGCTGTATCCCCACATGAGCGTCTATGACAACATGGCTTCCGGGCTGCGGCTGCGCCACATGAAATCGGACGAAATCCGACGACGCATCTCTGAAGTCAGCGGTTTCCTCGGTCTGAATGACCTGATGGATCGTAAACCCGGACAGCTTTCGGGCGGTCAGCGGCAGCGGGTTGCGTTGGGGCGGGCACTGGTGCGTCAGCCGGACGTATTTCTGCTGGATGAGCCGCTGTCTAACCTGGATGCCCTGCTGCGGGAGCAGGTTCGCGCCGAACTGAAGGAGATTTTCACCTCACTGAATACTCCCGTCGTTTACGTTACCCACGACCAGACGGAAGCCATGACCCTCTCGACCCGCGTGGCTGTCCTGAATGGCGGCATTTTGCAGCAGCTTGACCCGCCGCGCCGCATCTACACCCATCCGGCAAACCGTTTTGTGGCAGGCTTTATCGGCAGTCCGCAAATGAACCTGCTAGATCTAAAGTGTGAAGGGCGATCGGCAATCTTCGGCAACTACCGCATTCCCCTCCCCGATGGCTTTGTGCCCCCGCCAGAAATCACCCTGGGCATCCGTCCGGAGCACGTCCACTTAGCTGACCCCAATCAGCACAGCAATTCCGTGGTGCAGGGCAGAGTCGTCCTCTCGGAAAACCTGGGCATGAACGAACTGCTGACCGTCCGGGTACGAGGCGCAGAAAACCAGATCTTCCGTGCCCTCATCTCCAGCGATAACCCCTTCCGGGGCGAAGAAATTGCCCTCACCCTGCCGCCCGAACACATCCACTGGTTCAACCTGCAAACCGGAGAGCGCCTCCCAGCCCAGGTGCTTCAGTCGGTAGGCGATCGAAATCGCATGGGGTAG
- a CDS encoding XisI protein: MDKIAQYRNSVQALLSQYAKNDAVEEGVEVQLIFDTERDHYQWMNVGWQEFDRIDLCIVHLDIKDGKIWLQQNLTDQNPGEDLVAMGVPRENIVLGLQPPYKRPYTDYGAA, translated from the coding sequence ATGGACAAGATAGCCCAGTATCGAAACTCCGTTCAAGCCTTACTGAGTCAGTACGCAAAGAACGATGCTGTCGAGGAGGGTGTGGAAGTTCAACTCATCTTTGACACCGAACGCGACCATTATCAGTGGATGAATGTGGGCTGGCAGGAATTCGATCGCATTGACCTTTGCATCGTTCACCTGGACATCAAAGACGGGAAAATCTGGCTTCAGCAAAATCTCACCGACCAGAACCCTGGCGAGGATTTAGTTGCAATGGGCGTTCCCCGTGAGAATATTGTTCTTGGCTTACAGCCTCCTTACAAGCGACCTTACACCGACTATGGTGCTGCTTGA
- a CDS encoding HEPN domain-containing protein has translation MHSQTNSIDKKHLEGCLGNLLKKIKESGLSLSQYIDENREQCKPFVKALYKNRYISENYFLEDIIEILEYTYTKAPLSVKQLIDEFESNLVGSYNEWAVIFPLNYSRVLSRSTKSFFRRSIKLGRYTITPARDSIKGFREFCARKYQSHQIEFRTLEHQIRVTNGHLLSSPLLSFHIHGSFQIAQIKSLNFYNFFLWMQNLHIALLRKRLPIFGSLQDISAHYFLLNLKNGEINRIPINIDENRIFSGLSVEIMRSLKSEDFNRNVNLIFSRNDKLFWRIYNSLHFFSKGFSSTDDVSRLLFYVISLESIFSKDKNTPLRATLADYVSLLCALPNERIELHRKVQKLYDVRSSIVHQGVHHISYDLLNEAEYICAQAIFNTIEMYAGYEVQGDLEKRFFDDLLRIKLIGN, from the coding sequence ATGCATAGTCAAACTAACTCTATAGATAAGAAGCATCTTGAAGGCTGTTTAGGGAATCTCTTAAAAAAGATAAAAGAGTCAGGATTAAGTTTGTCTCAGTATATCGATGAGAACCGAGAGCAATGCAAACCATTCGTTAAAGCCCTCTATAAAAATAGATATATATCTGAAAACTACTTTCTAGAAGACATTATTGAGATTTTAGAATACACATATACGAAAGCTCCTCTGTCAGTAAAACAGTTAATTGATGAATTTGAATCGAATTTAGTAGGCTCGTATAATGAATGGGCTGTAATCTTTCCTCTGAACTATAGTAGAGTACTTTCACGCTCAACTAAGTCATTTTTCAGGAGATCAATTAAACTAGGTAGATACACCATTACTCCTGCTAGAGATAGCATTAAAGGTTTCAGAGAATTCTGCGCGAGAAAATATCAATCACATCAAATAGAGTTTAGAACTTTAGAACACCAGATAAGGGTGACAAATGGACACCTTCTTAGTAGTCCTCTGCTAAGTTTTCATATTCATGGCTCTTTCCAGATTGCACAAATTAAAAGTCTGAATTTTTATAACTTCTTTCTCTGGATGCAAAATCTTCATATAGCCCTTCTACGCAAACGGCTTCCTATATTCGGCTCATTGCAGGATATAAGTGCTCATTATTTCTTGCTTAATCTAAAGAATGGGGAAATTAATAGAATTCCAATTAATATTGATGAAAACAGAATATTTAGTGGACTTAGTGTTGAAATAATGAGAAGTTTGAAGAGTGAAGACTTTAACAGAAATGTTAATCTCATTTTTAGCAGGAACGATAAGCTTTTTTGGAGGATCTATAATTCTTTGCATTTCTTCTCCAAAGGTTTCAGCAGCACAGATGACGTGTCCAGATTACTTTTTTACGTAATTTCTCTTGAATCAATTTTTTCAAAGGATAAGAACACTCCCCTTCGCGCAACATTAGCTGATTACGTTTCTTTGCTTTGTGCTCTGCCAAATGAACGTATAGAACTTCATAGGAAAGTTCAAAAGCTATATGATGTTCGTTCATCTATAGTTCATCAAGGAGTTCATCATATTTCATATGATCTGCTCAATGAGGCTGAGTATATCTGCGCTCAAGCTATTTTTAATACTATTGAGATGTATGCAGGCTATGAAGTTCAAGGTGATCTAGAAAAACGCTTTTTTGATGATTTACTCAGGATTAAACTAATAGGGAATTGA
- a CDS encoding type II toxin-antitoxin system VapC family toxin has protein sequence MRVLIDTNVVLDVLQEREPFVENAAKLFERLDSGEIEGFIAATTITNIYYIIRRIAGRVVAQDAITQLLSDLNICAVNLEILEQALALDFEDFEDAVQYACAIVHRVDAIVTRDASGFVNAEIPVVLPEDIDTISSAE, from the coding sequence ATGCGAGTTCTGATTGATACCAATGTCGTTCTTGATGTCTTACAGGAACGAGAACCATTTGTGGAAAATGCAGCAAAATTATTTGAGCGTCTTGATTCCGGAGAGATCGAGGGGTTCATCGCAGCAACAACGATAACCAACATTTACTACATCATCCGCAGAATAGCTGGGAGAGTCGTCGCTCAAGATGCTATTACTCAGCTATTGAGCGATCTAAATATTTGTGCAGTCAATTTAGAGATACTAGAACAGGCGCTTGCGCTAGACTTTGAAGATTTTGAAGACGCAGTACAGTATGCCTGTGCGATCGTACATCGTGTTGATGCGATCGTCACTCGTGATGCCTCTGGATTTGTCAATGCAGAGATTCCTGTTGTTTTACCTGAAGACATTGATACTATCAGCAGTGCTGAGTGA
- a CDS encoding ABC transporter substrate-binding protein, whose amino-acid sequence MATDSSSQSPPRPHHGKNDWTSLHRWLLRRWRFAVLAIGVFLAVVFYGVMALSQQPVHITMLMSALDSAQERHIVEAFEAKNPDIKVDIIEGPNASNLIEDLYTSSFLLGGSPYDLVYMDIVWLPKFAAAGWLMDLTDRITQADLADFIPETVEGSRYNDRLYRMPVRTDSGLLYYREDLLQQAGAQPPETFSDLINISQQLQKSDAADWGYVWQGRQYEGLSAMFVEVLEGSGGFWINPETLEVGLDRPETQKAIQFLKDTINQGISPPGVTTYQEEEARRLFQSGQAVFMRNWPYALPLANADDSPIKGKVGFKPMVHAQGQQSAGALGGWGIGVAKSSTHPEEALRFAQYYASEEAQRNLVLENGYLPTRRSLYTDPQVVQQYSYFPRMLPVAESATLRPPVAQYAQASDILQRYLSAALTGRTDPEQAMRDAANETRTLLNRYSASRS is encoded by the coding sequence ATGGCTACTGATTCTTCTTCGCAAAGTCCACCCCGACCTCACCACGGGAAAAACGATTGGACATCGCTTCATCGCTGGTTGCTGCGGCGCTGGCGTTTTGCTGTTTTAGCGATCGGCGTCTTCCTTGCCGTCGTTTTTTATGGCGTCATGGCCCTGTCCCAGCAGCCCGTCCACATTACTATGCTGATGTCTGCGCTGGATTCAGCTCAGGAACGCCATATTGTTGAGGCATTTGAGGCAAAAAATCCTGATATCAAAGTTGATATTATCGAAGGTCCAAACGCTTCTAACTTGATTGAGGATCTCTACACTTCCTCCTTCCTGCTGGGTGGCTCTCCCTATGACCTGGTGTACATGGATATTGTCTGGCTGCCCAAGTTTGCGGCGGCGGGGTGGCTGATGGATTTAACCGATCGCATTACGCAGGCGGATCTGGCAGACTTTATTCCTGAAACCGTGGAAGGCAGTCGCTACAACGATCGACTTTACCGGATGCCCGTTCGCACCGACTCCGGCTTGCTCTACTACCGGGAAGACCTGTTGCAGCAGGCAGGCGCACAGCCCCCTGAAACTTTCTCCGATCTAATCAATATCTCCCAGCAGCTTCAGAAATCCGATGCCGCTGATTGGGGCTATGTCTGGCAGGGACGACAGTACGAAGGTTTGTCTGCCATGTTTGTGGAGGTGCTGGAAGGATCGGGCGGATTCTGGATCAATCCCGAAACGCTGGAAGTTGGACTCGATCGCCCCGAAACCCAAAAGGCAATCCAGTTTCTGAAGGACACAATTAATCAGGGCATATCGCCCCCCGGTGTGACCACCTATCAGGAAGAGGAAGCCCGCCGACTATTCCAGAGCGGACAGGCGGTGTTTATGCGGAACTGGCCCTATGCCCTGCCGCTGGCAAACGCGGACGATTCCCCAATCAAAGGCAAAGTGGGGTTTAAGCCGATGGTTCACGCGCAGGGTCAGCAGAGTGCTGGAGCATTAGGCGGCTGGGGTATTGGGGTGGCAAAATCTTCGACGCATCCCGAAGAAGCCCTGCGATTTGCCCAGTATTACGCCAGCGAAGAAGCACAGCGCAACTTAGTGCTGGAAAATGGCTATCTGCCTACCCGTCGATCGCTATACACTGATCCGCAAGTGGTGCAGCAATACAGCTACTTCCCGCGAATGCTGCCCGTGGCAGAAAGTGCAACCCTGCGTCCTCCCGTTGCCCAGTATGCCCAAGCCTCGGATATTCTTCAGCGGTATCTGAGTGCTGCCCTCACAGGTCGAACCGATCCAGAGCAGGCAATGCGCGATGCGGCAAACGAAACCCGCACCCTGCTAAACCGCTACTCTGCGTCCCGATCCTGA
- a CDS encoding type II toxin-antitoxin system RelE/ParE family toxin, whose translation MSIAQLPRLRSPPQSLRLEYIKCDINNALGETNKPLVWLYGEVKTPPFSQEARIEAGFLLRRLQQGENLGLPHSRPMPSVGPHCHELRVRDAEKNWRIIYRIDNDAILILEVFNKTTRSTPDSVIEICQKRLSQYDRDIKG comes from the coding sequence TTGTCCATTGCACAGTTACCTCGTTTACGGAGTCCTCCCCAATCATTAAGACTTGAATATATCAAATGTGATATAAACAATGCATTGGGTGAAACGAATAAACCTTTAGTTTGGCTGTATGGAGAAGTCAAAACTCCTCCCTTTAGTCAGGAAGCTCGGATAGAAGCAGGGTTTTTGTTGAGGCGTTTGCAGCAGGGCGAGAATTTGGGCTTGCCTCACTCAAGACCTATGCCGAGTGTTGGGCCACACTGCCACGAATTGCGGGTGCGTGATGCTGAGAAGAACTGGAGAATTATTTATCGTATTGATAACGACGCAATTTTAATTCTTGAGGTGTTCAACAAAACGACGCGATCGACTCCCGATAGTGTAATTGAGATTTGTCAGAAACGCCTCAGCCAATATGACAGGGATATTAAGGGCTAA